The following proteins are co-located in the Dyadobacter chenwenxiniae genome:
- a CDS encoding tetratricopeptide repeat protein, producing MKNIFLPFLLLPVIITAALLLRFNAFHLFETQNTEQNSIAICGSIPDSDVRAATNGKFISAMPGWGNYSYPVSTTNDSVQFYFDQGLNMYYSYHMKESLASFQEAARLEPACAMAYWGQALAMGPYYNAAHLYKKPENLGNVLKQMNQFASKGNKKAQALIAVMNQRYSADASDADRKELNVTYAAKTRGLISQFPEDLDIKMLFVDAVMLIHAWDFWNNDGTPKAWTNEVVRLSESVLKNNPNHPAALHYHIHLTEASRHPEVALPNADKLRDQLPGVAHMVHMSSHEYERNGLFLKGVDVNDRADAALLRYDSLAKNLSLVKHSPHYFAVQTYCAMSAGLYKTGMYAANRLRKTVTPVYENPYDQYLFMLPELTLVRLGKWDEILKDTTKLDPEWTYAALLRNFARGIAYVNTGAGDKAKAELRSLLQKAKDPVLTKRRVPFNSFTPIANIAGEILTAAIAFDDKKFDETIASLNKAVEIEDGLIYTEPNDWPIPARQFLGAYLLKMNKPAVAEKIYREDLIWNPGNGWSAIGLSQSLQAQKKTKELAKIERGYKQSFSAAEQLPTGSVFLR from the coding sequence ATGAAAAACATCTTCCTTCCTTTTTTATTGCTTCCAGTCATTATCACGGCCGCTCTCTTGCTGCGGTTCAATGCATTTCATCTTTTTGAAACACAAAATACCGAACAAAACAGCATTGCCATATGCGGCTCAATTCCTGATTCGGACGTGAGGGCAGCAACCAATGGAAAATTCATTTCAGCGATGCCGGGCTGGGGAAACTATTCATATCCGGTCTCTACCACAAATGACAGTGTTCAGTTTTATTTCGATCAGGGGCTGAATATGTATTATAGTTACCATATGAAGGAATCGCTGGCCTCATTTCAGGAAGCGGCCCGGCTGGAACCAGCGTGCGCAATGGCTTACTGGGGGCAAGCATTGGCCATGGGTCCATACTATAATGCAGCCCATCTCTATAAAAAGCCTGAAAATTTGGGCAATGTTTTGAAGCAAATGAACCAGTTTGCAAGTAAAGGGAATAAAAAAGCACAGGCATTGATCGCCGTGATGAACCAGCGTTATTCGGCAGATGCTTCGGATGCGGACAGAAAGGAGCTCAATGTCACTTATGCTGCCAAAACGCGCGGGTTAATCAGCCAGTTCCCGGAAGACCTGGACATTAAAATGCTCTTTGTCGATGCAGTGATGCTTATTCACGCATGGGATTTTTGGAATAACGATGGAACACCCAAAGCCTGGACGAATGAAGTGGTTAGGCTGAGCGAAAGCGTTTTAAAGAATAACCCAAACCACCCGGCAGCTTTGCATTACCACATTCACTTAACAGAAGCTTCGCGACATCCGGAAGTTGCGCTTCCGAACGCAGACAAATTACGTGACCAGCTCCCCGGGGTCGCGCATATGGTGCATATGTCCAGCCACGAATATGAGCGAAATGGCCTTTTTCTGAAAGGCGTGGACGTAAATGATCGCGCGGATGCGGCTTTGCTCCGATATGATTCTCTGGCGAAAAACCTGAGTTTGGTGAAGCACAGTCCGCATTATTTTGCTGTTCAAACTTACTGCGCCATGAGTGCGGGCTTGTACAAAACGGGCATGTACGCGGCGAACCGATTAAGAAAAACGGTGACACCGGTTTATGAAAATCCGTATGATCAATATCTTTTCATGCTACCCGAATTAACTTTGGTCAGGCTTGGAAAATGGGATGAAATACTGAAAGACACCACTAAACTGGATCCTGAATGGACATATGCTGCGCTACTACGCAACTTCGCGAGAGGAATAGCCTATGTAAATACCGGAGCCGGCGATAAAGCCAAAGCTGAATTGAGGTCACTTTTGCAGAAAGCAAAAGATCCGGTCCTGACCAAAAGGCGCGTTCCCTTTAACTCATTTACGCCAATCGCAAACATTGCCGGAGAAATCCTGACAGCAGCCATTGCTTTTGATGACAAAAAATTTGACGAGACCATTGCCAGTCTGAACAAAGCGGTTGAAATCGAAGATGGCCTGATTTACACGGAACCAAACGACTGGCCGATTCCGGCGCGGCAGTTTTTAGGCGCTTATTTACTAAAAATGAACAAACCAGCCGTCGCAGAGAAAATTTACAGGGAAGATCTCATCTGGAACCCCGGCAACGGCTGGTCCGCCATTGGCCTGTCGCAAAGCCTGCAGGCACAAAAGAAAACGAAGGAACTGGCTAAAATAGAGCGTGGTTACAAGCAGTCATTTTCTGCCGCGGAACAGCTGCCGACGGGCTCCGTTTTCCTGCGCTGA
- a CDS encoding NADH:flavin oxidoreductase has protein sequence MEMKKSSLFDPQKLHGGRQLRNRLVVAPLTRKSATSEGVPTQEMVDYYGAFAEGGFGMIISEGTYTDHLFSQSDLNQPGITHEGQMLGWKKVTDKVHSHDTVFINQLMHAGALGQLQEHTIAPSAVRPIGERSTELSGLTGPFPLPRVMERADFEAVQRGYVHAATLSREAGFDGIEIHAANGYLFDQFLTEHTNLRMDQYGGDVRNRLRFLMEVYQAIRDALPADFIIGIRLSESKVNDLTYRWPGGSQTATEIFEVLSGIQPDYFHIASEGGSWKRESLYADGLSSTGIAKKLTRIPIIANGGLHDIELAESLVASDQADLISIGRAAIANPDWPNRILKGQETIPFFKDLIKPSLTLKHTEQVLSQYLQQTPPRRQA, from the coding sequence ATGGAAATGAAAAAAAGCAGCCTCTTTGACCCACAAAAACTGCACGGAGGACGTCAACTACGCAACCGCCTCGTAGTTGCGCCATTAACCAGAAAGAGTGCAACATCCGAAGGCGTTCCCACGCAGGAAATGGTTGATTATTATGGCGCATTTGCGGAAGGCGGCTTTGGAATGATCATCTCAGAAGGCACGTACACCGATCATTTATTCAGCCAGTCCGACCTCAACCAGCCTGGCATCACGCATGAAGGGCAAATGCTGGGATGGAAAAAGGTTACCGACAAAGTTCACAGCCACGATACGGTTTTTATCAACCAGCTCATGCATGCGGGGGCGCTCGGGCAATTGCAGGAGCACACCATTGCTCCTTCGGCTGTGCGGCCGATCGGCGAGCGGTCCACAGAATTGAGCGGTCTTACGGGGCCTTTCCCGCTTCCCAGAGTGATGGAGCGCGCAGATTTTGAGGCGGTTCAGCGCGGTTATGTGCATGCTGCAACATTATCCCGCGAGGCGGGTTTTGATGGCATTGAAATCCACGCAGCGAACGGCTATTTATTCGACCAGTTTCTGACCGAGCATACGAACCTGAGAATGGATCAGTATGGCGGCGATGTGCGGAACCGGTTACGTTTTTTAATGGAAGTTTATCAGGCGATCCGGGACGCGTTGCCAGCCGATTTTATTATCGGCATCCGGCTTTCCGAAAGCAAAGTGAACGATCTCACATACAGATGGCCCGGCGGCTCACAAACGGCAACGGAAATTTTCGAAGTGTTGAGCGGCATCCAGCCCGATTACTTTCACATTGCTTCGGAAGGCGGTTCCTGGAAAAGAGAAAGCCTGTATGCTGATGGGTTGTCATCGACCGGGATTGCCAAAAAACTGACTCGAATCCCCATCATAGCCAACGGCGGATTACACGACATTGAGTTGGCAGAGTCGCTTGTAGCGAGCGATCAGGCAGACTTAATCTCTATTGGCCGCGCCGCCATTGCCAATCCCGACTGGCCAAACCGCATCTTGAAAGGACAGGAAACGATTCCATTTTTCAAAGATCTGATCAAACCCAGCTTAACATTAAAGCATACGGAGCAGGTTTTGAGCCAGTATTTGCAACAAACGCCGCCCAGGCGGCAGGCATAA
- a CDS encoding LytR/AlgR family response regulator transcription factor, with protein sequence MTKILIIEDEQPAGQYLTQLIQKIDPKTEILNVLESVETAVEWLSNNPVPDLIFLDVQLGDGTCFQIFEQISIGCPVIFTTAHDEYAMRAFKLNSIDYLLKPIRQEALQFSLEKYYQLNEENAISKVKYLEELMHNQILNRKSPRRSFLVPYRDKLIPLKDSDFAWLTIKNGVVVATLHDDKSFVVDKSLEELENQLDTTNFFRANRQFIISRECISEIELYFNGRLLVRTAPSSSNQILISKERVPVFKKWFEELS encoded by the coding sequence ATGACCAAAATCCTTATCATTGAAGACGAGCAGCCGGCGGGCCAGTATTTAACGCAGCTGATTCAAAAAATTGACCCTAAAACTGAGATTCTGAATGTGTTGGAAAGCGTGGAAACGGCGGTTGAATGGTTAAGCAACAACCCCGTTCCGGACCTGATTTTCCTGGATGTGCAGCTGGGCGACGGCACATGTTTTCAGATTTTTGAACAGATTTCCATCGGTTGCCCGGTGATTTTTACCACTGCGCACGACGAATATGCCATGCGCGCATTTAAGCTCAACAGCATTGATTATCTGCTGAAACCCATTCGTCAGGAAGCATTGCAATTCAGTCTGGAGAAATACTATCAGCTGAATGAAGAGAATGCGATAAGCAAAGTGAAATACCTGGAAGAGCTGATGCACAACCAGATCCTGAACCGAAAAAGTCCGCGCAGAAGCTTTCTGGTGCCTTATCGCGACAAGCTGATCCCGTTGAAAGATTCGGATTTTGCGTGGCTAACCATCAAAAACGGCGTTGTAGTCGCTACATTGCATGACGATAAGAGTTTCGTCGTGGACAAATCTTTGGAGGAGCTTGAAAACCAACTGGATACGACCAATTTTTTCAGGGCAAACCGCCAGTTTATCATTTCCAGGGAATGCATTTCAGAAATAGAATTGTATTTCAACGGCAGGCTGCTCGTCCGCACAGCGCCATCTTCATCCAATCAGATCCTGATCAGCAAGGAACGCGTGCCGGTTTTTAAGAAATGGTTTGAAGAATTATCTTAA
- a CDS encoding LacI family DNA-binding transcriptional regulator — MEKENTLFGVREIARRANVSTATVDRVLHNRTGVSEKTKQRINDIIKELDYQPNILASRLASKKIITLAILIPEVSEETDFWEAPLNGVRRAEAEIKQYGIQTHTFFYDLNSKDSYVQKAREILQLDVNGILIAPSFVTETQEFAEECNQRKIPFIFIDSDIPELKRLSYIGPHLYKSGYVGAKLLTYRLQPEKKVLIINISKEIDNFNYETIEKGFRAYFSDNHNPNEILRIDIRETDYQSVARHLTYVFHLNMDIGAAFVTNSRVNTVASFLKNSHRTEVSLIGYDFVKDNVKYLESNVIDFLICHRPEDQAYRGIMALYQTLVMNSTVPRLSYMPIDIVTKENCEFYQN; from the coding sequence ATGGAAAAAGAGAATACCTTGTTCGGCGTGCGGGAAATTGCGAGAAGGGCCAATGTATCCACTGCCACCGTTGACCGCGTGCTGCATAACCGGACGGGGGTTTCGGAAAAGACAAAACAGCGGATCAATGACATTATCAAGGAGCTGGATTATCAGCCCAACATCCTTGCAAGCAGGCTTGCATCAAAAAAAATTATTACGCTTGCAATCCTGATCCCGGAAGTTTCGGAGGAAACCGATTTCTGGGAAGCACCATTAAACGGTGTCCGCAGGGCAGAGGCCGAAATCAAGCAATATGGCATTCAGACACATACGTTTTTCTACGACCTTAACAGCAAGGATTCCTATGTTCAGAAAGCAAGGGAAATCCTGCAACTGGATGTGAACGGCATCTTGATAGCGCCGTCATTCGTAACGGAAACCCAGGAATTTGCGGAAGAATGCAACCAACGAAAAATCCCGTTCATATTCATTGACTCGGACATTCCGGAGCTGAAAAGACTGTCATACATTGGCCCGCATTTGTACAAAAGCGGCTACGTAGGCGCAAAGCTGCTCACTTACAGGTTACAACCTGAGAAAAAAGTGCTGATCATTAACATTTCAAAGGAGATTGATAATTTCAATTACGAGACAATTGAAAAAGGTTTCCGGGCCTATTTCTCCGATAACCATAATCCTAACGAAATCCTCCGCATCGACATCCGGGAGACGGATTACCAATCCGTTGCTCGCCATCTTACCTACGTTTTTCACCTGAATATGGACATTGGCGCCGCTTTTGTAACGAATTCACGCGTTAATACGGTCGCTTCATTTCTCAAAAACAGCCATCGGACCGAAGTTTCCCTGATCGGTTATGATTTTGTAAAGGACAATGTGAAATATCTGGAAAGCAATGTGATCGATTTTCTGATATGTCACCGCCCTGAGGACCAAGCCTACCGTGGCATTATGGCGCTGTACCAGACATTGGTCATGAATTCCACCGTTCCCAGGCTAAGCTATATGCCCATTGACATTGTGACGAAAGAAAATTGTGAATTTTATCAAAATTAA
- a CDS encoding glycoside hydrolase family 140 protein, which yields MTCRNLCYAFLLLFAGYGAVAQSYTVSPNKRYLMREGKPFFWLGDTAWELFHRLDREDATYYLEKRAAQGFTVIQAVALAEFDGLNVPNTYGDRPLIDNDPTKPNEAYFKHVDFIIDKAAELNLTIAFLPTWGDKVFKSTWGKGPEVFNKSNAEVYGKWLGNRYKNRKNIIWVLGGDRTPRKDVDDVGVWRAMAAGVVAGVGGNDNAMMTFHPQPNKEGSGEWFHDDNWLDFNMFQNGHCRDAAVYENIKRAYDRQPVKPVLDGEPIYEDHPVCFNASELGTSNAYDVRKAAYLDLFSGAFGHTYGCHDIWQMYAPNREAVNGPHIFWQQALDLPGAKEMKFVRKLMESRPITERVPDQTVIIENDLASYERIQATRGADYIFVYTSTGRSFSVNPGKISGSQLNAFWYDPKNGKTKEIGKMDSKAVKQFTPPTSGYGHDWILVLDDASKNYKMP from the coding sequence ATGACTTGTCGCAACCTCTGTTATGCCTTCTTGCTATTATTCGCCGGTTATGGCGCCGTGGCGCAGTCGTATACCGTGAGTCCGAACAAGCGTTATCTGATGAGGGAGGGGAAACCGTTTTTCTGGCTTGGTGATACAGCGTGGGAACTGTTCCACCGGCTCGATCGCGAAGATGCCACGTATTATCTGGAAAAGCGTGCAGCACAAGGTTTTACAGTTATTCAAGCGGTGGCTTTGGCTGAGTTTGACGGATTGAATGTTCCAAACACTTACGGAGACAGACCATTGATCGATAATGACCCGACCAAACCTAATGAAGCCTACTTTAAACACGTGGATTTTATCATCGACAAAGCCGCAGAACTTAACTTAACCATTGCTTTTCTGCCCACCTGGGGCGATAAGGTCTTTAAATCGACCTGGGGAAAGGGGCCGGAAGTTTTCAATAAAAGCAATGCAGAGGTTTATGGAAAATGGCTCGGTAATCGCTATAAAAACCGTAAAAATATTATCTGGGTGCTTGGCGGCGACCGCACACCTAGAAAGGATGTGGACGATGTCGGCGTTTGGCGCGCCATGGCCGCGGGCGTTGTTGCGGGTGTGGGAGGGAATGATAATGCGATGATGACCTTTCATCCGCAACCAAATAAAGAAGGATCAGGGGAATGGTTTCATGATGACAATTGGCTTGATTTCAATATGTTTCAGAACGGGCATTGCCGTGACGCAGCCGTTTATGAAAATATAAAACGAGCCTATGACCGCCAGCCGGTTAAACCTGTGTTGGACGGAGAACCTATTTATGAAGACCATCCGGTTTGTTTCAATGCCAGCGAGCTGGGCACTTCCAATGCATATGACGTAAGAAAAGCCGCTTATCTCGACCTGTTTTCGGGCGCTTTCGGTCACACTTACGGTTGCCACGACATTTGGCAAATGTACGCGCCTAATCGCGAAGCCGTGAACGGCCCGCACATTTTCTGGCAACAGGCACTCGACTTGCCCGGTGCGAAAGAAATGAAATTTGTCCGCAAGCTCATGGAATCGCGACCGATCACAGAAAGGGTTCCGGATCAGACAGTTATCATAGAAAATGACCTGGCTTCATACGAAAGGATACAGGCCACGAGGGGCGCAGACTACATTTTTGTTTACACCTCAACGGGCAGATCATTTTCTGTAAATCCTGGTAAGATCTCTGGGAGTCAGTTAAATGCATTTTGGTATGACCCTAAAAATGGCAAAACCAAGGAAATTGGTAAAATGGACAGCAAGGCGGTGAAGCAATTCACGCCGCCTACTTCGGGTTACGGCCATGACTGGATTCTGGTCTTGGATGATGCGTCTAAAAATTATAAGATGCCGTGA
- a CDS encoding Nramp family divalent metal transporter encodes MKDSILKWLRSLGPGMITAALVFGPSKLTITSKLGAVYGYSLLWIVVVAIFFMGVFTAMSTRIGIATNQSLLASVKRKWGKPASVAMGIGVFLVSTSFQAGNSIGVGISVGELYHTSPVPWIIFFNVVGISLLFFRSFYSVLEKTMIFLILVMLFSFVTTFFYAKPDASEIFTGFTTPVIPEGSQGLIIAFVASCFSIVGALYQCYLIQERIRVRPEVRNNRNDSTTGIIVLGVMCAIVIICAAAILHPKGIAVNSATDMARALEPLFGNNASTLFLVGLFGAAFSSLIGNASVGGTLLGDALGLGSNFSSKSVRYLVALVMIFGAAIAVKFGKLPLELIVFAQSVTIFIVPFIGTALYMVGNDKSIMGDKVNSPLVKVVAGIGLIIVFSLAIINSKELFFNNPLFK; translated from the coding sequence TTGAAAGACTCTATCCTGAAATGGCTGCGCTCACTGGGGCCTGGAATGATTACAGCCGCACTGGTTTTCGGACCCAGTAAGTTGACCATCACTTCCAAGCTGGGGGCGGTTTACGGCTATTCGCTGCTTTGGATCGTCGTTGTGGCGATCTTCTTTATGGGTGTTTTTACAGCAATGTCAACCCGGATCGGCATCGCTACAAATCAATCACTGCTTGCTTCGGTGAAGCGAAAATGGGGTAAACCAGCCTCCGTTGCCATGGGAATTGGTGTTTTTCTGGTGAGCACTTCATTTCAGGCCGGCAATTCCATTGGTGTCGGTATTTCGGTTGGAGAGCTTTATCATACGTCGCCGGTTCCGTGGATCATCTTTTTCAATGTAGTAGGGATCAGTTTGCTTTTTTTCAGAAGCTTTTATTCTGTGCTTGAAAAGACAATGATCTTCCTGATTTTGGTCATGCTGTTTTCTTTTGTAACAACATTTTTTTATGCCAAACCGGATGCTTCCGAAATTTTCACAGGCTTCACGACACCGGTTATCCCGGAAGGTTCGCAAGGACTGATTATCGCATTTGTCGCTTCCTGCTTCTCGATTGTCGGTGCGCTGTATCAATGTTACCTCATTCAAGAGCGTATCAGGGTGAGGCCGGAGGTCAGAAATAATAGAAATGATAGCACGACGGGCATCATTGTGCTCGGTGTCATGTGTGCGATTGTGATCATTTGCGCAGCCGCTATCCTGCATCCAAAAGGGATTGCTGTTAACTCTGCAACGGATATGGCCAGGGCGCTGGAACCGCTCTTTGGTAATAATGCATCCACACTTTTCCTGGTGGGCTTATTTGGTGCGGCATTCTCTTCTTTGATCGGAAATGCTTCGGTAGGCGGCACATTGCTGGGCGATGCACTGGGGTTAGGAAGCAATTTTAGTTCAAAATCAGTGCGTTATCTGGTTGCGTTGGTCATGATTTTTGGTGCAGCGATTGCTGTCAAATTTGGCAAATTGCCATTGGAACTAATCGTTTTTGCGCAAAGCGTTACCATTTTCATTGTTCCGTTTATCGGAACGGCACTTTATATGGTGGGCAATGATAAAAGCATTATGGGCGACAAGGTGAACAGTCCGCTGGTGAAAGTGGTTGCGGGCATCGGGCTCATCATCGTTTTTTCACTCGCGATCATCAATAGTAAAGAATTATTTTTCAACAATCCGCTTTTTAAATAA
- a CDS encoding YceI family protein: MKTIILSAISAVTMLWAGCKTDEISQKQVYVLNEETSVAEWKGAMPDNANTGSFAVKSKDLEVENGKVTGGSFIIPIASIKNFNLPDAVKPQLLEHLKSADFFNMAVHPEAAFKITKVQPYTGRDTAAIAGANFLVTGDFTMIGKTNSLTFPAKIDVNEKNLKTEAKFSIDRTKWGMTYATDPKAEGHYIYNDVAIHLKLDGTRKGSE; the protein is encoded by the coding sequence ATGAAAACAATCATTTTATCTGCGATCAGTGCAGTAACCATGCTTTGGGCAGGTTGCAAAACCGACGAAATCAGCCAAAAGCAAGTTTACGTTTTGAATGAGGAAACTTCCGTTGCGGAGTGGAAAGGCGCAATGCCCGACAATGCTAACACAGGCTCATTCGCCGTAAAAAGTAAGGACCTGGAGGTGGAAAATGGCAAAGTTACAGGCGGCTCATTCATTATTCCTATCGCTTCGATCAAGAATTTTAACCTGCCGGACGCCGTGAAGCCGCAGTTGCTGGAACATTTGAAAAGCGCTGATTTCTTCAACATGGCAGTTCATCCGGAGGCCGCTTTTAAAATCACAAAAGTACAGCCTTACACAGGCAGGGACACCGCCGCAATAGCAGGCGCTAACTTTCTCGTAACAGGAGATTTCACCATGATCGGCAAAACAAACTCACTAACATTCCCGGCCAAAATCGACGTAAACGAAAAAAACCTAAAAACCGAAGCCAAATTCAGCATCGACCGCACCAAATGGGGTATGACCTATGCCACAGACCCAAAAGCAGAAGGACATTATATCTATAACGACGTGGCTATCCATTTGAAGCTGGACGGCACGAGGAAGGGGAGTGAGTAG
- a CDS encoding dihydrodipicolinate synthase family protein yields MLNQNTKKLLFDGTVIPAHPLALQHNLQLDERRQRGLTRYYMASGAGGVAIGVHTTQFEIRDPEVNLYEAVLRITAEEIDQAGLDRPFIKVAGICGLTDQAVKEAHMAVKYGYDLGLVSMAAFKNQSEADIIKHIKTIAEIIPVFGFYLQAAIGGRIYSYNFWQQFAEIPNVLAIKIAAFNRYQTLDVVRAVCNSSRVNDIALYTGNDDNIVADLITPYRFEVNGEIVEKTFVGGLLGHWAVWTEKAVKVLADAKEFVNNKHADAADILRLNVAVTDMNAAIFDPAHNFHGCITGVHEVLVRQGLMEGIRTLNPKETLSPGQAEEITRVMQAYPHLIDDEFVNAFLAQEIRAV; encoded by the coding sequence ATGCTTAATCAGAATACTAAAAAACTGTTGTTTGACGGAACTGTAATCCCGGCGCATCCGCTGGCTTTACAGCACAATTTGCAGCTGGACGAGCGCAGGCAGCGCGGGTTAACCAGATATTATATGGCGAGTGGGGCAGGAGGCGTCGCCATTGGTGTCCATACCACGCAATTTGAGATCCGCGACCCGGAAGTGAATCTGTACGAAGCCGTGCTGCGGATCACGGCTGAGGAAATTGATCAGGCCGGTTTGGATCGTCCATTCATCAAAGTTGCGGGCATATGCGGTCTTACAGATCAGGCAGTGAAGGAAGCACATATGGCTGTAAAATATGGTTATGACCTGGGTTTGGTGAGTATGGCCGCATTTAAAAATCAGTCGGAGGCGGACATTATCAAGCACATTAAAACAATTGCCGAAATCATCCCTGTTTTTGGATTTTACCTGCAGGCCGCTATTGGCGGGCGGATTTATTCTTATAATTTTTGGCAGCAGTTTGCCGAAATCCCAAATGTGCTGGCGATCAAAATCGCGGCATTTAACCGTTACCAAACGCTGGATGTGGTCCGCGCTGTTTGCAACAGTTCAAGGGTAAATGACATTGCACTTTACACAGGCAATGACGACAACATTGTAGCCGACCTGATCACGCCTTACCGGTTTGAGGTGAATGGTGAAATTGTTGAAAAAACATTCGTGGGCGGCTTGCTCGGACACTGGGCGGTGTGGACGGAAAAGGCCGTGAAAGTGCTTGCGGACGCAAAAGAATTTGTGAACAACAAACACGCCGACGCAGCTGACATCCTGCGTTTGAATGTTGCAGTAACAGACATGAACGCGGCCATTTTTGATCCTGCCCACAACTTTCACGGGTGCATTACGGGCGTGCATGAAGTGCTTGTAAGGCAAGGATTAATGGAAGGAATCCGGACTTTGAACCCAAAGGAAACGCTTTCGCCAGGGCAGGCTGAGGAGATTACCCGTGTCATGCAAGCATATCCACATTTGATTGATGATGAATTTGTTAATGCATTTTTAGCACAGGAGATCAGGGCAGTTTAA
- a CDS encoding Crp/Fnr family transcriptional regulator: MEKTEDLHRLILNHALQRISLTEEEQRHFCSLLTVRHLLPRQYLVQQGDICNHESYVCKGFLRSFYMDEKGNDHTLHFAFEDWWITDSTSFLMRIPATRNIVALEASTLLQIDKASLDQLYLDIPVFERYWRIMDEKSGIAQNQRILNSISMSGAERYEALIRKYPSLEQRMPQKYIASYLGITPVFLSQIRKSLSRPDIKQV; encoded by the coding sequence TTGGAAAAAACAGAAGATCTACACCGGTTAATCCTGAACCATGCGTTGCAGCGGATCAGCCTGACAGAGGAAGAACAGCGTCATTTTTGTTCACTGTTAACGGTTCGGCATTTGCTTCCAAGGCAGTATCTGGTGCAGCAGGGAGACATTTGCAACCATGAAAGCTACGTTTGCAAAGGCTTTTTACGCTCCTTTTACATGGACGAAAAAGGGAACGACCATACATTGCATTTTGCGTTTGAAGATTGGTGGATCACCGATTCCACCAGTTTTTTGATGCGCATCCCGGCCACGCGCAACATTGTGGCTCTGGAAGCTTCAACATTGTTACAGATCGATAAGGCCAGCCTCGATCAGCTTTATCTTGACATTCCGGTTTTTGAAAGATATTGGCGCATTATGGATGAAAAATCGGGCATCGCGCAGAATCAGCGGATTCTGAATTCCATTTCTATGAGTGGCGCCGAGCGTTATGAAGCGTTAATCCGGAAATATCCGAGCCTCGAACAAAGGATGCCACAGAAATACATTGCCTCATATCTGGGCATTACGCCGGTGTTTTTAAGCCAGATCAGAAAGAGCTTGTCACGCCCTGACATTAAACAAGTTTAA
- a CDS encoding NAD-dependent epimerase/dehydratase family protein yields MTGFELLEEKWLSPSDILVEDIKKIKGDILILGAGGKIGPSIAKLAKQAIDRAGLNKRVIGVSRFSEEGLADELNAAGIETIAANVLNDAELQALPEVENVLYLAGTKFGTSNNEPYTWAMNTYLPGRVAEKFKNSRIVVYSTGNVYPFTTVASGGATEDLRADPVGEYGQSCLGRERLFQYFSSVHGTPILIYRLNYAIDFKYGVLLEVAKSVLAGKPVDLRTGHVNVIWQGDANEMAIRSLLHCESPSKILNITGPETVSLRWLATEFGRIFNTEPFFVNEEQPTALLSNAAESFRLFGYPRTTLKQMIEITAQWLQEGGKTINKPTHFQERKGQF; encoded by the coding sequence ATGACTGGTTTCGAACTTTTGGAAGAAAAATGGCTGAGTCCATCGGATATTTTAGTTGAGGATATAAAAAAAATAAAAGGCGACATCCTGATCCTGGGCGCAGGCGGTAAGATCGGGCCGAGCATTGCGAAACTGGCGAAGCAAGCCATTGATCGCGCCGGGCTGAACAAGCGTGTCATAGGCGTCTCCCGGTTCAGTGAGGAGGGGTTAGCTGATGAGCTGAATGCGGCGGGCATTGAAACCATCGCCGCCAACGTCTTGAACGATGCCGAGTTGCAGGCTTTACCGGAAGTTGAGAATGTGCTTTATCTCGCTGGAACTAAATTTGGCACCTCCAATAATGAACCTTACACGTGGGCGATGAATACGTATCTGCCGGGGCGTGTTGCTGAGAAATTCAAGAATTCCAGAATCGTTGTTTATTCAACAGGTAACGTTTACCCGTTCACAACGGTGGCCTCGGGCGGCGCTACTGAAGATCTTCGGGCCGATCCCGTAGGCGAATATGGACAGTCTTGCCTGGGTAGGGAGCGGTTATTTCAATATTTTTCGTCTGTTCACGGCACACCAATTCTGATTTACCGGCTCAATTATGCTATTGATTTCAAATATGGGGTGTTACTGGAAGTGGCAAAATCGGTGCTGGCCGGCAAACCTGTGGACCTGCGTACGGGGCACGTAAATGTGATCTGGCAGGGCGACGCAAACGAGATGGCGATCCGCTCGCTGCTTCATTGCGAATCGCCTTCAAAAATCCTGAACATTACCGGCCCTGAAACCGTTTCGCTTCGCTGGCTGGCAACTGAGTTCGGACGTATATTCAATACCGAACCATTTTTTGTAAACGAGGAGCAGCCCACAGCGTTACTAAGCAATGCGGCCGAGTCTTTCAGGCTGTTTGGCTATCCGCGCACGACATTGAAACAAATGATTGAGATCACTGCGCAATGGTTGCAGGAAGGTGGGAAAACGATCAACAAGCCCACTCATTTCCAGGAGCGGAAGGGGCAGTTTTAA